Proteins encoded by one window of Vampirovibrionales bacterium:
- the carA gene encoding glutamine-hydrolyzing carbamoyl-phosphate synthase small subunit, translating into MPARLTLEDGSVFEGAAIGAPGTTFGEIVFNTCTTGYQEILTDPSYQGQIVLMTYPEIGNYGVNAEDFESGRIQISGLVVRRLSPTTSSWRANSSLQDFLLKNGVSGIQGVDTRSVTRKIRTAGAMRAGVTTGTISHEAFLEQIRSHPPLGEQDLVMRVTAPKPYVLRQTPVTPLLARLAVVDYGIKKSILTYLQELVAEITVVPANATLSEILALRPQGVLLSNGPGDPAILTDGIQLARDLIASGTPTFGICLGHQILALACGARVGKMRFGHHGGNHPVKDLESGRINITSQNHGYAILYDEFPHETLAVTHVNLNDQTIAGIRHKQKPVASVQFHPEASPGPHDGQYLFEQFMREILEHHQMRDQALERSGS; encoded by the coding sequence ATTCCCGCCCGCCTGACGCTTGAAGACGGCAGCGTCTTTGAGGGCGCGGCTATTGGCGCGCCCGGAACGACCTTCGGCGAGATTGTCTTCAACACCTGCACCACGGGTTATCAGGAGATTCTCACCGACCCGAGCTACCAGGGGCAAATTGTGCTGATGACCTACCCGGAAATCGGCAATTATGGCGTCAACGCCGAAGATTTTGAGTCCGGCCGCATCCAGATTTCCGGTCTGGTTGTGCGTCGCCTGAGCCCCACCACCAGTTCGTGGCGCGCCAACAGCTCGCTACAGGATTTTCTGCTTAAAAACGGCGTGAGCGGCATTCAGGGCGTTGATACCCGCTCCGTGACCCGGAAAATTCGTACAGCAGGGGCGATGCGCGCAGGCGTGACGACCGGGACCATTTCTCATGAGGCGTTTCTTGAGCAGATACGCTCTCATCCGCCGCTGGGCGAACAGGATCTTGTCATGCGCGTGACGGCTCCCAAGCCTTACGTCTTGCGTCAGACCCCCGTAACGCCCTTGCTGGCGCGTCTGGCCGTGGTCGATTACGGCATTAAAAAGAGCATCCTGACGTATCTCCAGGAATTGGTCGCGGAAATCACCGTGGTTCCGGCCAATGCGACGCTCTCAGAGATTCTGGCGCTGCGTCCGCAAGGCGTGCTGCTCTCCAACGGTCCCGGCGACCCGGCGATTCTCACCGACGGGATTCAGTTGGCGCGCGACTTGATCGCTTCCGGTACGCCGACGTTTGGCATCTGCCTGGGGCATCAGATTCTGGCCCTGGCCTGCGGCGCGCGTGTCGGCAAGATGCGCTTCGGTCACCATGGCGGCAATCACCCGGTCAAAGACCTCGAAAGCGGTCGGATCAACATCACCAGCCAGAACCATGGCTACGCGATCCTCTATGACGAATTCCCGCACGAGACGCTGGCGGTCACGCACGTCAATCTTAACGATCAAACCATCGCGGGCATTCGCCACAAGCAGAAGCCCGTCGCCAGCGTGCAATTTCACCCGGAAGCGAGTCCCGGTCCGCACGACGGCCAGTATTTATTCGAGCAATTCATGCGTGAGATCCTCGAGCATCATCAGATGCGCGATCAGGCCCTCGAACGCTCGGGCAGTTGA
- a CDS encoding GerMN domain-containing protein translates to MKQGLSPAANRRTIIQTVVTMALAILAAWGLWAMFGGHPNAGPDTPPPGGDAPDGPPSAERPLNKAVIYFNKSQGASVALEGVVRAIPPAEKAQPLTFALSQLLKGPETQETADGYFSEIPKGTRLLSVRQSQGRYRVNLSQQFTAGGGSSSMQQRMKQLQQTILGVEKRVPVFVDIEGKQLDVLGGEGVVVQEPLNAAGVQP, encoded by the coding sequence ATGAAACAGGGTCTTTCTCCTGCCGCAAACCGGCGGACGATTATTCAAACGGTGGTCACGATGGCGTTGGCCATCCTGGCGGCCTGGGGTTTATGGGCGATGTTTGGCGGGCATCCCAACGCGGGCCCGGATACGCCGCCGCCCGGCGGTGACGCGCCCGACGGTCCGCCCTCAGCTGAACGCCCTCTTAATAAGGCGGTTATTTACTTTAATAAGAGCCAGGGGGCCTCTGTTGCGCTGGAAGGCGTCGTACGCGCCATTCCACCCGCTGAAAAAGCGCAACCGCTGACGTTCGCCCTCTCCCAACTGCTCAAAGGGCCTGAAACGCAAGAAACAGCGGACGGTTATTTCAGCGAGATCCCGAAAGGAACGCGCCTGTTATCGGTTCGGCAGAGTCAGGGACGCTACCGGGTGAATCTGTCACAACAATTTACCGCAGGCGGCGGTTCAAGCAGCATGCAGCAGCGCATGAAGCAGCTTCAGCAAACGATTCTGGGCGTGGAGAAGCGCGTTCCTGTGTTTGTGGATATTGAAGGCAAGCAGCTTGACGTACTCGGCGGCGAAGGCGTCGTCGTGCAAGAACCCCTTAATGCGGCGGGCGTTCAGCCCTAA
- the rpsP gene encoding 30S ribosomal protein S16: MVKIRLTRLGRKKRPFYRIVVTDIRNRREGAALAELGYYNPLSKELKLNKALALEWISKGAIPTQTTQRLIDKAPEDGALVVLEKAQKERLSKKAQAKKQAEAEKTAEESAA, translated from the coding sequence ATGGTGAAAATCCGCCTGACGCGCCTTGGCCGCAAAAAACGCCCCTTCTACCGCATCGTGGTGACGGATATCCGCAACCGTCGCGAAGGCGCTGCGCTGGCCGAGCTGGGCTATTACAATCCCCTGAGCAAAGAGCTGAAGCTCAATAAGGCGCTCGCGCTCGAATGGATTTCTAAAGGGGCCATCCCCACCCAGACCACCCAACGCCTGATCGACAAAGCCCCCGAAGATGGCGCGCTGGTCGTCCTCGAAAAAGCTCAGAAAGAGCGCCTGTCCAAAAAAGCGCAAGCCAAAAAACAGGCCGAAGCTGAAAAAACCGCTGAAGAATCCGCCGCCTGA
- a CDS encoding rRNA pseudouridine synthase yields MPADRKIPGSQAPAIRLNKWLADTGVCSRREADAWISAGRVRVNDGLPAALGDKIHPAVDRVFVDGALLATDAASAVARTYWAFHKPLGVVTTRRDERDRRTIYDCLPPECQDCDPAGRLDRQSSGLLILSNDGDFIYRLTHPRFHVEKQYRVTFDRAVPSDLAVLFRQGVPLAPEGRLARAERAERLGPDTLALTLVTGYNRQIRRMAQALGYNVAALKRVAVGPVKLGALATGDVRALSRQEVQRLQKAFQAVQKPSQA; encoded by the coding sequence ATGCCCGCTGATCGGAAGATACCCGGTTCTCAAGCCCCTGCGATTCGTCTCAACAAATGGCTGGCCGATACCGGCGTCTGCTCTCGTCGCGAGGCCGATGCGTGGATCTCCGCCGGGCGCGTTCGCGTCAATGACGGACTTCCGGCCGCTCTGGGCGATAAAATCCATCCGGCCGTGGATCGCGTTTTTGTAGATGGCGCGTTGCTGGCGACGGACGCCGCTTCGGCCGTCGCGCGGACGTACTGGGCTTTCCATAAGCCGCTGGGCGTAGTAACGACGCGACGTGACGAACGAGACCGCCGGACTATCTACGATTGCCTGCCGCCCGAGTGCCAGGACTGCGATCCTGCCGGCCGACTCGATCGCCAAAGCAGCGGCCTGCTGATTTTAAGCAACGACGGCGATTTCATTTACCGGCTGACGCATCCGCGCTTTCACGTCGAAAAACAGTATCGCGTGACCTTCGATCGCGCGGTTCCCTCCGACTTGGCCGTCTTGTTTCGCCAGGGCGTCCCGCTGGCCCCTGAAGGCCGGCTGGCGCGGGCTGAGCGGGCGGAACGTCTGGGTCCTGACACGCTCGCTTTAACGCTGGTGACTGGCTACAACCGCCAGATTCGGCGTATGGCGCAGGCCTTGGGCTATAACGTCGCCGCGCTGAAGCGGGTGGCCGTCGGTCCCGTTAAATTGGGCGCGCTTGCGACGGGCGACGTTCGCGCACTTTCCCGGCAAGAGGTGCAGAGGCTGCAAAAGGCTTTTCAGGCGGTTCAAAAGCCTTCTCAAGCCTGA